Proteins encoded together in one Miscanthus floridulus cultivar M001 chromosome 16, ASM1932011v1, whole genome shotgun sequence window:
- the LOC136512081 gene encoding pto-interacting protein 1-like, whose protein sequence is MSCFACCGDEDTQVPDTRTQYPGHHPARADAYRPADHPPKGPQPVKMQPIAVPAIPVDEIREVTKGFGDEALIGEGSFGRVYFGVLRNGRSAAVKKLDSNKQPDQEFLAQVSMVSRLKHENVVELLGYCADGTLRVLAYEFATMGSLHDMLHGRKGVKGAQPGPVLSWSQRVKIAVGAAKGLEYLHEKAQPHIIHRDIKSSNVLLFDDDVAKIADFDLSNQAPDMAARLHSTRVLGTFGYHAPEYAMTGQLSSKSDVYSFGVVLLELLTGRKPVDHTLPRGQQSLVTWATPRLSEDKVRQCVDSRLGGDYPPKAVAKFAAVAALCVQYEADFRPNMSIVVKALQPLLNAHARATNPGENAGS, encoded by the exons ATGTCGTGCTTTGCATGCTGCGGTGATGAAGATACCCAAGTACCAGACACCAGGACTCAATACCCAGGACACCATCCAGCAA GGGCCGATGCATACCGCCCTGCTGATCACCCTCCCAAGGGTCCTCAGCCTGTGAAAATGCAGCCAATTGCAGTCCCTGCTATTCCTGTAGATGAGATTCGGGAGGTGACTAAGGGTTTTGGTGATGAAGCCTTGATTGGTGAGGGCTCCTTTGGCAGAGTATACTTCGGTGTTTTGAGAAATGGTAGGAGCGCCGCGGTCAAAAAGTTGGATTCTAATAAGCAGCCAGACCAAGAATTCTTGGCGCAG GTGTCTATGGTATCAAGGCTGAAGCATGaaaatgttgttgagttgcttggTTACTGTGCTGATGGGACACTCCGCGTCCTTGCTTATGAGTTTGCTACTATGGGTTCTCTTCATGATATGCTTCATG GAAGGAAAGGTGTTAAAGGGGCTCAACCCGGTCCAGTCTTATCATGGTCACAACGTGTGAAGATAGCTGTTGGAGCAGCAAAAGGCCTCGAGTATCTTCATGAGAAAGCACAACCCCATATCATACACAGAGATATTAAGTCTAGCAATGTTCTTCTTTTTGATGATGATGTAGCTAAGATAGCTGACTTTGATTTGTCAAACCAAGCTCCTGACATGGCAGCTCGGCTTCACTCAACTAGGGTTCTCGGAACTTTTGGATATCATGCGCCTGA GTATGCAATGACTGGCCAACTCAGCTCTAAGAGCGATGTATATAGTTTCGGAGTTGTTCTTCTTGAGCTATTGACTGGAAGGAAACCTGTCGACCATACATTACCAAGGGGACAGCAGAGTCTTGTGACTTGG GCTACACCAAGACTTAGCGAAGACAAGGTTAGACAATGTGTTGACTCAAGACTTGGAGGGGACTATCCTCCGAAAGCTGTTGCAAAG TTTGCGGCTGTTGCCGCCTTGTGTGTTCAGTACGAAGCAGACTTCCGGCCAAACATGAGCATTGTTGTCAAGGCGCTACAACCCCTGCTGAATGCGCATGCGCGGGCGACTAACCCAGGAGAAAATGCTGGGTCATAA
- the LOC136513336 gene encoding nuclear envelope-associated protein 2-like: MSVSEKVVPASSVSSSSDLDPLLKDLTEKKLSFRRNVVSLAAELKDVRNKLASQEQLFVRESQTRKVVETKARSMEEEVSKLQKCLQDKDEQLRSSTSSTEQYLHELDDLRTQLSFTQATAEASAASAKSAQMQCLSLLKELNEKDISLKEHELRVNKLGEQLDLLQKDLQARELSQMQLKDEVIRIETDIMDAVAKAGSRSDKDNELLKVLSDVSPRNVQNLNNLLNAKDTEIARLREEIRILSAHWTNKTKELESQLEKHRRTDQELKKRVLKLEFCLQESQSQMRKLKRMGEKRDKALKELMDQVAMKQPNSMCHGNKENFWESQGFKFIASMSMLALVILAKR; this comes from the exons ATGTCTGTCTCGGAGAAGGTGGTGCCAGCATCATCAGTTTCTTCGTCGTCAGATTTGGATCCACTGTTGAAGGATCTTACGGAGAAGAAGTTGAGCTTTAGGAGGAACGTGGTATCATTGGCTGCCGAGCTCAAGGATGTGAGGAACAAGCTTGCTTCCCAGGAACAGCTGTTTGTAAGGGAATCTCAAACTAGAAAG GTTGTGGAGACAAAAGCAAGGAGCATGGAAGAGGAAGTAAGCAAGCTGCAGAAATGCTTACAGGACAAGGATGAGCAACTGCGTTCATCCACAAGTAGCACGGAACAG TACCTCCATGAGTTGGATGATCTTAGAACACAACTGTCATTTACTCAAGCTACAGCAGAAGCAAGTGCTGCATCAGCCAAGTCAGCTCAGATGCAGTGCTTGTCATTGCTGAAAGAGCTGAATGAGAAGGACATCTCGCTCAAAGAGCATGAACTTCGAGTGAACAAGCTAGGTGAGCAGCTTGATCTTCTCCAGAAGGATCTGCAAGCAAGGGAGCTCTCACAAATGCAACTTAAAGATGAAGTTATAAGAATTGAGACCGACATCATGGACGCAGTTGCCAAAGCTGGGTCTAGGTCTGACAAAGATAATGAGCTGTTAAAGGTCTTATCTGATGTTTCACCAAGGAATGTCCAGAACCTCAACAACCTTTTGAATGCTAAGGATACAGAAATTGCGAGGTTGAGAGAGGAAATCAGAATATTGTCTGCTCACTGGACGAACAAAACCAAGGAACTTGAATCACAG TTAGAAAAGCACCGGAGAACTGATCAGGAGCTGAAGAAGAGGGTTCTGAAGCTTGAATTTTGCCTTCAAGAATCTCAGTCTCAGATGCGAAAATTAAAGAGG ATGGGGGAGAAAAGAGACAAGGCTCTCAAGGAGCTCATGGACCAGGTGGCCATGAAGCAGCCCAACAGTATGTGCCATGGCAACAAGGAGAATTTTTGGGAGAGCCAGGGATTCAAGTTCATTGCCTCTATGTCGATGCTGGCACTAGTGATCCTCGCAAAGCGATGA
- the LOC136514413 gene encoding S-adenosylmethionine synthase 1-like → MGRRAARHGVRCGRVGSETRRDETRRDETPSPQPELATIPSHSTRPAASTGSRRTRIRPTTPRRRRSRSEKMAAVDTFLFTSESVNEGHPDKLCDQVSDAVLDACLAEDPDSKVACETCTKTNMVMVFGEITTKANVDYEKIVRETCRNIGFVSADVGLDADHCKVLVNIEQQSPDIAQGVHGHFTKRPEEIGAGDQGHMFGYATDETPELMPLSHVLATKLGARLTEVRKNGTCPWLRPDGKTQVTVEYRNEGGAMVPIRVHTVLISTQHDETVTNDEIAADLKEHVIKPVIPEQYLDEKTIFHLNPSGRFVIGGPHGDAGLTGRKIIIDTYGGWGAHGGGAFSGKDPTKVDRSGAYIARQAAKSIVADGLARRAIVQVSYAIGVPEPLSVFVDTYGTGTIPDKEILKIVKENFDFRPGMIIINLDLKKGGNGRYLKTAAYGHFGRDDPDFTWEVVKPLKAEKPSA, encoded by the exons ATGGGCCGGCGCGCGGCCCGGCACGGCGTGCGCTGCGGCCGGGTCGGATCTgagacgagacgagacgagacgagacgagacgagacCCCCTCCCCTCAACCGGAACTTGCTACCATCCCATCCCACTCCACCCGCCCCGCCGCCTCCACCGGATCTCGTCGGACTCGGATCCGCCCGAccaccccgcgccgccgccgcagcag ATCAGAGAAGATGGCCGCAGTTGACACCTTCCTCTTCACCTCGGAGTCTGTGAACGAGGGACACCCTGACAAGCTCTGCGACCAGGTCTCAGATGCCGTTCTTGACGCTTGCCTTGCTGAGGACCCTGACAGCAAGGTTGCTTGCGAGACCTGCACCAAGACCAACATGGTCATGGTCTTTGGTGAGATCACCACCAAGGCCAATGTCGACTACGAGAAGATTGTCAGGGAGACCTGCCGCAACATTGGTTTCGTGTCAGCCGATGTCGGGCTTGACGCTGACCACTGCAAGGTGCTCGTGAACATTGAGCAGCAGTCTCCTGATATTGCTCAGGGTGTGCATGGCCACTTCACCAAGCGCCCCGAGGAGATTGGAGCTGGTGACCAGGGACACATGTTTGGGTATGCAACTGATGAGACCCCTGAGCTGATGCCCCTCAGCCATGTCCTTGCCACCAAGCTTGGTGCTCGCCTCACCGAGGTCCGCAAGAATGGAACCTGCCCCTGGCTCAGGCCCGATGGGAAGACCCAGGTGACAGTTGAGTACCGCAATGAGGGTGGCGCCATGGTCCCCATTCGCGTCCACACTGTCCTCATCTCTACCCAGCACGACGAGACAGTCACCAATGATGAGATTGCTGCTGACCTGAAGGAGCATGTCATCAAGCCTGTCATCCCTGAGCAGTACCTTGACGAGAAGACCATCTTCCACCTTAACCCATCTGGTCGCTTTGTCATTGGTGGACCTCACGGTGATGCTGGTCTCACTGGCCGGAAGATCATCATTGACACCTATGGTGGCTGGGGAGCCCATGGTGGTGGCGCTTTCTCCGGCAAGGACCCAACCAAGGTCGACCGCAGTGGAGCCTACATCGCAAGGCAGGCTGCCAAGAGCATTGTCGCCGACGGCCTTGCTCGCCGTGCCATCGTCCAGGTCTCCTACGCCATCGGTGTGCCTGAGCCTCTCTCCGTGTTTGTTGACACGTACGGCACCGGCACGATTCCCGACAAGGAGATCCTCAAGATTGTGAAGGAGAACTTTGACTTCAGGCCTGGCAtgatcatcatcaaccttgaccTCAAGAAAGGCGGCAACGGGCGCTACCTCAAGACAGCGGCCTACGGACACTTTGGAAGGGACGACCCTGACTTCACCTGGGAGGTGGTGAAGCCCCTCAAGGCGGAGAAGCCTTCTGCCTAA
- the LOC136510411 gene encoding uncharacterized protein encodes MNCYPQARVSWSTRTDADQREEAAPVSRHGAGHRRSPAALRSGRGRPPWADPGRRGARRGGARASRRQEERRRRIRGDVADLARGKEGRGRGRPPAEGEEGRGRGGAGQGGEGPGPAAGGSKGGEGLGPVAGGRQ; translated from the coding sequence ATGAATTGTTACCCGcaggctagggtttcgtggagcacAAGAACCGACGCGGACCAACGGGAGGAGGCAGCACCAGTGAGCAGGCACGGCGCCGGCCACCGGCGGAGCCCAGCCGCGCTGCGCTCTGGTCGGGGACGGCCACCGTGGGCGGATCCAGGGCGGCGCGgggcaaggaggggaggggccaggGCCAGCCGCCGGCAGGAGGAGAGGAGGCGGCGGATCCGGGGCGACGTGGCGGATCTGGCGCGgggcaaggaggggaggggccggggccggccgccggcggaaggagaggaggggaggggccggggcggcgcggggcaaggaggggaggggccggggccggccgccggcgggagcAAAGGAGGGGAGGGGCTGGGGCCGGTCGCCGGCGGGAGGCAGTGA